One segment of Streptomyces sp. XD-27 DNA contains the following:
- a CDS encoding NAD(P)-dependent oxidoreductase: MTAHPARPTTVSVLGLGSMGRALAGALLRGGHSVTVWNRSAGRADALVAQGARQAADAAEAVAAGELVIVCVLDYAAMHEILDPLGDALAGKVLVNLTSGSPELARETADWATGLGAAYLDGAIMITPPGVGKPESMFFYGGPRTAFDAHRATLSALGDPLYLGADAGLSSLYDTALLGLMWSALSGWVQGAGLLAADEVAAEAFTPVAVRWLTAVAGFITTYAPQVDAGSYPGDDATLEVHRAAIEHFVHASEAAGLDTALPRLLKGQIEQAIDAGHGADSYAAVIRVLAKGSK, translated from the coding sequence ATGACCGCACACCCCGCACGCCCCACCACCGTCTCCGTCCTCGGCCTGGGCTCGATGGGCCGGGCGCTCGCCGGGGCGCTGCTCCGCGGCGGCCACTCGGTCACCGTGTGGAACCGCTCGGCGGGCCGTGCCGACGCGCTGGTCGCCCAGGGCGCCCGGCAGGCCGCCGACGCCGCCGAGGCGGTCGCCGCGGGCGAGCTGGTGATCGTCTGTGTGCTCGACTACGCGGCGATGCACGAGATCCTCGACCCGCTGGGCGACGCCCTCGCCGGCAAGGTCCTGGTGAACCTCACCTCCGGCTCGCCCGAGCTGGCCCGCGAGACGGCGGACTGGGCGACCGGGCTCGGCGCCGCGTACCTCGACGGGGCGATCATGATCACCCCGCCGGGGGTGGGCAAGCCGGAGTCGATGTTCTTCTACGGCGGCCCGCGCACCGCCTTCGACGCGCACCGCGCGACGCTCTCGGCGCTCGGCGACCCGTTGTACCTCGGCGCCGACGCCGGTCTGTCCTCTCTCTACGACACCGCCCTGCTCGGCCTGATGTGGTCGGCGCTCAGCGGCTGGGTGCAGGGCGCGGGGCTGCTGGCCGCGGACGAGGTCGCGGCGGAGGCGTTCACGCCGGTCGCGGTGCGCTGGCTGACCGCCGTCGCCGGGTTCATCACCACCTACGCGCCGCAGGTCGACGCCGGCAGCTACCCCGGCGACGACGCCACCCTCGAGGTGCACCGCGCGGCCATCGAGCACTTCGTGCACGCCAGCGAGGCGGCGGGCCTGGACACCGCGCTGCCGCGGCTGCTCAAGGGCCAGATCGAGCAGGCCATCGACGCCGGCCACGGCGCCGACAGCTACGCGGCCGTCATCCGGGTGCTCGCCAAGGGGAGCAAGTGA
- a CDS encoding peptidase inhibitor family I36 protein yields the protein MPPNESAKPKVIQGQGKDKCPSGHLCLYADAQFNTSGDRRDILVIPPDAAANNFSEYGFDHSGDGVSAVVNNTSKDTKLFSKIDQRGDQLPIKAGAAIDDLTKYPLTGSPNGTWNDQAQSALAHNEPVPIPVIAEPQPDAHTTNRRQPVSGTAGAKVEKAEL from the coding sequence GTGCCGCCGAACGAGAGCGCCAAGCCGAAGGTCATCCAGGGCCAGGGAAAGGACAAGTGCCCCAGCGGCCATCTCTGCCTGTACGCCGATGCCCAATTCAACACATCGGGCGACCGGAGAGACATCCTCGTCATTCCGCCCGACGCGGCGGCGAACAACTTCAGCGAATACGGCTTCGACCACAGCGGTGACGGGGTGAGCGCCGTCGTCAACAACACGAGCAAGGACACCAAGCTCTTCTCGAAGATCGACCAACGCGGCGACCAACTGCCCATCAAGGCCGGCGCCGCCATCGACGACCTGACGAAATACCCGCTGACCGGAAGCCCCAACGGCACCTGGAACGACCAGGCCCAGTCCGCCCTCGCCCACAACGAGCCCGTGCCGATTCCGGTCATCGCCGAACCCCAACCCGACGCCCACACCACGAACCGCCGACAGCCCGTCAGCGGCACGGCGGGCGCCAAGGTCGAGAAGGCGGAGCTCTAG
- the lon gene encoding endopeptidase La encodes MASLSTPLTLPVLPLDDEVVLPGMVVPLDLSDNEVRAAVEAAQAAARDGGGKPRVLLVPRIDGTYAALGTLGTVEQVGRLSDGDPGALIRGVRRVRIGAGTTGPGAALWVEGTPVEEIVPDPLPGSVTELMNQYKALATSWLRKRGAWQVVDRVQQLDDVAQLADNSGYSPFLTLAQRVELLETADPVARLKLAVTWLSDHLAEQDVAESIAKDVQEGVDKQQREFLLRRQLEAVRKELAELNGEPEDEADDYRARVEAADLPEKVREAALKEVDKLERASDQSPEGGWIRTWLDTVLELPWNEHTEDAYDIQGAKAVLDADHAGLEDVKERITEYLAVRKRRADRGLGVVGGRRGGAVLALVGPPGVGKTSLGESVARAMGRKFVRVALGGVRDEAEIRGHRRTYVGALPGRIVRAVKEAGSMNPVILLDEIDKVGSDFRGDPAAALLEVLDPAQNHTFRDHYLEVELDLSDVVFLATANVLEAIPEALLDRMELVRLDGYTEDEKVTIARDHLLPRQLERAGLERGEVVVDDAALRKLAGEYTREAGVRTLERAIARLLRKVAAQHELGERELPFTIGVPELRPLIGRPHHTPESAQDPAERRTAVPGVATGLAVTGAGGDVLFVEASLADPETGGAGLALTGQLGDVMKESAQIALSFLRSHGAELELPVGDLKERGVHLHVPAGAVPKDGPSAGITMTTALASLLSGRQVRPDVAMTGEVSLTGRVLPIGGVKQKLLAAHRAGITTVIIPKRNEPDLDDVPEEVLEKLEVHPVSDVRKVLELALQPATADAVSDAADGGRVSMAAV; translated from the coding sequence ATGGCTTCGCTGTCCACACCGCTCACCCTGCCTGTGCTGCCGCTCGACGACGAGGTCGTGCTTCCCGGCATGGTGGTGCCCCTGGACCTGTCCGACAACGAGGTGCGCGCCGCCGTCGAGGCCGCGCAGGCCGCCGCCCGTGACGGAGGGGGTAAGCCGCGGGTGCTCCTGGTGCCCCGGATCGACGGCACGTACGCCGCGCTGGGCACGCTCGGCACGGTCGAGCAGGTGGGCCGGCTCTCCGACGGCGACCCGGGCGCACTCATCCGCGGCGTGCGCCGGGTGCGGATCGGCGCCGGCACCACCGGGCCCGGCGCCGCGCTGTGGGTGGAGGGCACCCCGGTCGAGGAGATCGTCCCCGACCCCCTTCCCGGCTCGGTCACCGAGCTGATGAACCAGTACAAGGCCCTGGCCACCAGCTGGCTGCGCAAGCGCGGCGCCTGGCAGGTCGTGGACCGCGTGCAGCAGCTCGACGACGTCGCCCAGCTCGCCGACAACTCCGGCTACTCGCCGTTCCTGACCCTCGCCCAGCGCGTCGAGCTGCTGGAGACCGCGGATCCCGTCGCCCGGCTCAAGCTCGCCGTCACCTGGCTCAGCGACCACCTCGCCGAGCAGGACGTCGCCGAGTCCATCGCCAAGGACGTCCAGGAGGGCGTGGACAAGCAGCAGCGCGAGTTCCTGCTCCGCCGCCAGCTGGAGGCCGTGCGCAAGGAACTGGCCGAGCTCAACGGCGAGCCGGAGGACGAGGCCGACGACTACCGGGCCCGGGTGGAGGCCGCCGACCTGCCCGAGAAGGTGCGGGAGGCCGCCCTCAAGGAGGTCGACAAGCTGGAGCGGGCCAGCGACCAGAGCCCGGAGGGCGGCTGGATCCGCACCTGGCTGGACACCGTGCTGGAGCTGCCCTGGAACGAGCACACCGAGGACGCGTACGACATCCAGGGCGCCAAGGCCGTCCTCGACGCCGACCACGCGGGCCTGGAGGACGTCAAGGAGCGGATCACCGAGTACCTGGCCGTGCGCAAGCGGCGCGCAGACCGGGGGCTCGGCGTGGTCGGCGGCCGCCGCGGCGGCGCCGTCCTGGCCCTCGTCGGGCCGCCCGGCGTCGGCAAGACCTCCCTCGGGGAGAGCGTGGCCCGCGCCATGGGCCGGAAGTTCGTCCGGGTGGCGCTCGGCGGCGTACGCGACGAGGCGGAGATCCGCGGCCACCGGCGCACCTACGTCGGCGCCCTGCCCGGCCGCATCGTCCGGGCGGTCAAGGAGGCCGGCTCCATGAACCCGGTCATCCTGCTCGACGAGATCGACAAGGTCGGCTCCGACTTCCGGGGCGACCCGGCCGCCGCGCTGCTGGAGGTGCTCGACCCGGCGCAGAACCACACCTTCCGGGACCACTACCTGGAGGTGGAGCTCGACCTGTCCGATGTGGTCTTCCTCGCCACCGCCAACGTGCTGGAGGCCATCCCCGAGGCGCTGCTGGACCGCATGGAACTGGTGCGCCTCGACGGCTACACCGAGGACGAGAAGGTCACCATCGCCCGCGACCACCTGCTCCCGCGCCAGCTGGAGCGGGCCGGCCTGGAGCGAGGCGAGGTGGTCGTGGACGACGCCGCGCTACGCAAGCTGGCGGGCGAATACACCCGCGAGGCGGGCGTACGGACCCTGGAGCGCGCCATCGCGCGGCTGCTGCGCAAGGTGGCCGCCCAGCACGAACTGGGCGAGCGCGAGCTGCCCTTCACCATCGGCGTGCCGGAGCTGCGCCCGCTGATCGGGCGCCCCCACCACACGCCCGAGTCCGCCCAGGACCCGGCCGAGCGGCGCACCGCCGTCCCCGGCGTGGCCACCGGGCTCGCGGTCACCGGCGCGGGCGGCGACGTCCTGTTCGTCGAGGCGTCGCTGGCCGACCCGGAGACGGGCGGCGCGGGGCTGGCCCTCACCGGCCAGCTGGGCGATGTGATGAAGGAGTCGGCGCAGATCGCGCTGTCCTTCCTCCGCTCCCACGGCGCGGAGTTGGAGCTGCCGGTGGGCGACCTCAAGGAGCGCGGCGTCCACCTGCACGTCCCGGCGGGCGCGGTCCCCAAGGACGGCCCGAGCGCGGGCATCACGATGACGACCGCGCTGGCGTCGCTGCTGTCGGGCCGCCAGGTCCGCCCGGACGTCGCCATGACCGGCGAGGTCTCGCTGACCGGCCGGGTCCTGCCGATCGGCGGCGTCAAGCAGAAGCTGCTGGCCGCGCACCGGGCCGGGATCACCACGGTGATCATCCCCAAGCGGAACGAGCCGGACCTGGACGACGTTCCGGAGGAGGTGCTGGAGAAGCTGGAGGTGCACCCGGTCTCCGACGTCCGCAAGGTCCTGGAACTGGCGCTCCAGCCCGCGACGGCCGACGCGGTGTCCGACGCGGCGGACGGCGGGCGCGTGTCGATGGCGGCGGTATAG
- a CDS encoding rhomboid-like protein, with the protein MTGTCTAGRPGGDAPTTAAAPAAVPDSAPAPAPAPAGRAAAVASGCGGHVRAAGWCTAAGGASLIGAEPVVARPVAAAPGAATPPVAAAADGLTAPGASTPQLGAPARAPGVRSRRARALRVPAWARVPFTLGYALVLIATSVFAGLGDPGTVDTLLAESSTDVSHLAERPLLVLFASCLWVAGGLLSPYLVLFLLVIGSLERRIGGLRTAAVFLLGHVMATMLTEASVAVSVAVGHLPGSSLRRMDYGISYGLLAGVAVLAGLLRPRFRLPLLAVTGGMLAYALVRGDDPLTDWGHVLAALTGLACWPYVRQVRQRRAAGR; encoded by the coding sequence ATGACCGGAACGTGTACGGCGGGCAGGCCGGGCGGGGACGCTCCCACGACGGCCGCGGCGCCTGCCGCGGTGCCCGATTCGGCGCCCGCCCCTGCGCCTGCCCCGGCGGGACGGGCCGCGGCGGTCGCCAGCGGCTGCGGCGGACACGTCCGCGCCGCGGGCTGGTGTACGGCGGCCGGGGGCGCGTCCCTGATCGGGGCCGAGCCTGTGGTCGCACGCCCCGTCGCGGCAGCACCTGGAGCGGCGACGCCTCCCGTGGCCGCCGCCGCGGACGGCCTCACCGCCCCCGGCGCCAGCACGCCGCAGCTCGGCGCCCCGGCCCGGGCGCCGGGCGTGCGCTCCCGGCGCGCGCGGGCCCTGCGCGTGCCCGCGTGGGCCCGGGTGCCCTTCACCCTGGGCTACGCCCTCGTGCTGATCGCCACCAGCGTCTTCGCCGGCCTCGGCGACCCCGGCACCGTGGACACCCTGCTGGCCGAGTCCAGCACCGACGTCTCCCACCTCGCCGAGCGGCCGCTGCTCGTGCTGTTCGCCAGCTGCCTCTGGGTCGCGGGCGGGCTTCTGTCGCCTTACCTCGTGCTGTTCCTGCTGGTCATCGGCTCACTGGAGCGGCGTATCGGCGGGCTGCGCACGGCCGCGGTCTTCCTGCTCGGCCACGTCATGGCGACCATGCTCACGGAGGCGTCGGTCGCCGTCTCCGTCGCCGTCGGCCACCTCCCGGGCAGCTCGCTGCGCCGGATGGACTACGGCATCAGCTACGGCCTGCTCGCCGGCGTCGCCGTGCTTGCCGGCCTGCTGCGCCCCCGCTTCCGTCTGCCGCTGCTCGCCGTCACCGGAGGGATGCTCGCGTACGCCCTGGTGCGGGGCGACGACCCGCTCACCGACTGGGGCCACGTCCTCGCGGCGCTGACCGGCCTCGCCTGCTGGCCGTACGTACGCCAGGTCCGGCAGCGCCGCGCCGCGGGCCGCTGA
- a CDS encoding GlxA family transcriptional regulator: MAVIDDADIPVWDLYELSIPCAVFGRPQPELADRWYDLRLCGLRPGAGPLGPGFGVGIPYGLDELARADTVIVTSVPEACVTEGAELPAELIDALRAAAAAGARMVSLCNGSFALAAAGILDGRRATAHWAHTADLARRYPKVRVDDSVLYVDDGDVLTSAGMAAGLDLCLHLVRRDLGAHVANQLARAMVVPAHRPGGQAQFIDRSVPASDDDGLAPVLQWAREHLAEPLTVEDLARRAAMSPRTFFRRVQAATGSTPLQWLLHQRLARAQTLLETTGLPVERVSELSGLGTAANLRRHFTLHVGVTPTDYRRAFPRTTAG, translated from the coding sequence ATCGCCGTGATCGACGACGCCGACATCCCGGTCTGGGACCTGTACGAGCTGAGCATCCCCTGCGCCGTCTTCGGCCGCCCGCAGCCGGAGCTGGCCGACCGCTGGTACGACCTGCGGCTGTGCGGGCTGCGGCCGGGCGCCGGTCCCCTCGGGCCGGGCTTCGGCGTCGGCATCCCGTACGGCCTGGACGAGCTGGCCCGCGCCGACACCGTGATCGTCACCTCGGTGCCGGAGGCGTGCGTCACCGAGGGCGCCGAGCTGCCGGCGGAGCTGATCGACGCGCTCCGCGCGGCGGCCGCCGCCGGGGCCCGCATGGTGTCGCTGTGCAACGGCTCCTTCGCGCTGGCCGCCGCCGGCATCCTGGACGGCCGCCGGGCCACCGCCCACTGGGCGCACACCGCGGACCTGGCCCGCCGCTACCCCAAGGTGCGGGTGGACGACTCGGTGCTGTACGTGGACGACGGGGACGTGCTGACCAGCGCCGGGATGGCAGCGGGGCTCGACCTGTGCCTGCACCTGGTCCGCCGCGACCTCGGCGCGCACGTCGCCAACCAACTCGCGCGGGCGATGGTGGTGCCGGCGCACCGGCCGGGCGGTCAGGCGCAGTTCATCGACCGCTCCGTGCCCGCCTCCGATGACGACGGCCTGGCCCCGGTCCTGCAGTGGGCCAGGGAACACCTCGCCGAGCCGCTCACCGTCGAGGACCTGGCCCGGCGCGCCGCGATGAGCCCGCGCACCTTCTTCCGCCGGGTCCAGGCGGCGACCGGCAGCACGCCCCTGCAGTGGCTGCTGCACCAGCGGCTGGCCCGCGCCCAGACCCTGCTGGAGACCACCGGCCTGCCGGTCGAGCGGGTCAGCGAGCTCAGCGGGCTCGGCACGGCCGCCAATCTCCGCCGCCACTTCACGCTGCACGTCGGCGTCACCCCGACCGACTACCGGCGCGCCTTCCCGCGGACCACCGCGGGCTGA